Proteins from a single region of Candidatus Puniceispirillum marinum IMCC1322:
- the petA gene encoding ubiquinol-cytochrome c reductase iron-sulfur subunit, with product MTKSTSDTKDLQDPERRDFIVVATYAMGAVGAAAVAWPLIDQMNPAADTLALANTEVDISKIAEGQSITVKWRGKPVFVRHRTADEIARAETANGDDLRDPQPDDARVQRPELLVVVGVCTHLGCVPLGQKTGEVRGDYDGWFCPCHGSHYDTSGRIRKGPAPTNLEVPPYTFLSDSVIRIG from the coding sequence ATGACAAAATCGACATCAGATACCAAGGATCTGCAAGATCCGGAGCGTCGCGATTTCATTGTAGTAGCGACCTATGCGATGGGCGCGGTTGGTGCCGCCGCCGTTGCGTGGCCGCTAATTGATCAGATGAACCCGGCGGCAGATACATTGGCGCTTGCCAATACCGAAGTCGATATCTCGAAAATTGCCGAAGGTCAGTCGATCACTGTCAAATGGCGTGGCAAGCCAGTTTTTGTAAGGCACCGTACGGCTGATGAAATTGCCCGTGCTGAAACCGCAAATGGAGATGACCTGCGTGACCCACAGCCAGATGATGCGCGTGTCCAGCGGCCTGAGTTACTTGTTGTCGTTGGCGTCTGTACGCATCTTGGTTGTGTTCCGCTTGGTCAGAAAACAGGTGAAGTGCGTGGTGATTATGATGGTTGGTTCTGCCCATGCCATGGATCGCACTATGATACATCAGGGCGTATCCGCAAAGGCCCGGCACCGACTAATCTTGAAGTGCCGCCTTACACATTTCTTTCCGACTCGGTCATCCGTATCGGTTAA
- a CDS encoding cytochrome b has translation MSADKFSNPVVRWIDHRLPVFSMLDHTAHDYPTPKNLNYMWNFGSLAGLSLTIMIATGIVLSMNYTPHIDYAFDSVERIMRDVNHGWMIRYIHMNTASFFFIVVYLHIMRGLYYGSYKAPRELLWILGVIIFLLMMATAFMGYVLPWGQMSFWGATVITNLFSAIPFVGESIVTWLWGGFSVDNSTLNRFFSLHYLLPFVIAGVVILHIVALHRFGSNNPIGINAKGPQDTVSFHPYYTIKDVVGIAMFLLLLAMAVFFFPNAMGHPDNYIPANPMQTPAHIVPEWYFLPFYAILRAVPDKLGGVLMMFGAIAVLFVLPWLDRSPVRSARFRPVFRIFFWLLIIDAVLLGYLGAKPAEGIYVILSRLATAWYFLHFLVILPLLGVFETTKPLPKSISEPVLATAKGA, from the coding sequence ATGTCTGCTGATAAATTTTCAAATCCGGTTGTACGATGGATTGACCATCGTTTGCCCGTGTTCTCAATGCTCGATCATACAGCTCACGACTACCCAACACCCAAAAACCTAAATTATATGTGGAACTTTGGAAGTCTTGCCGGTTTGTCATTAACGATAATGATAGCAACAGGCATTGTTCTATCCATGAACTACACGCCTCACATTGACTATGCTTTTGACTCTGTTGAACGCATCATGCGTGATGTTAACCACGGTTGGATGATCCGCTATATCCATATGAATACGGCTAGCTTCTTTTTCATAGTTGTTTATCTGCATATTATGCGGGGACTTTATTACGGTTCGTATAAAGCACCACGAGAGCTTTTGTGGATATTAGGTGTGATAATTTTCTTACTTATGATGGCAACTGCTTTCATGGGATATGTTTTGCCATGGGGTCAGATGAGCTTCTGGGGTGCGACTGTTATTACCAACCTGTTCTCGGCTATTCCGTTTGTTGGTGAGAGTATTGTAACATGGCTCTGGGGTGGATTTTCTGTTGATAATTCAACGCTAAACCGCTTTTTCTCACTACACTATTTGTTGCCGTTTGTTATTGCAGGTGTAGTGATATTACATATTGTAGCCTTACATCGTTTTGGCTCCAATAATCCGATCGGCATTAATGCTAAAGGCCCGCAGGACACAGTTTCATTTCATCCTTATTATACAATTAAGGATGTCGTAGGTATTGCTATGTTCCTCTTGCTTCTTGCAATGGCAGTATTCTTCTTCCCCAATGCGATGGGGCATCCGGACAATTACATTCCTGCCAACCCGATGCAGACACCTGCGCATATTGTGCCTGAATGGTACTTCCTACCTTTCTATGCGATCTTGCGGGCGGTGCCTGACAAGCTTGGTGGCGTATTGATGATGTTTGGTGCGATTGCGGTGCTGTTTGTTTTGCCATGGCTGGATCGCTCGCCTGTGCGTTCGGCGCGCTTCCGTCCGGTCTTCCGCATTTTCTTCTGGTTGTTGATTATTGATGCGGTTCTGCTTGGTTATCTTGGCGCAAAGCCTGCCGAGGGCATCTATGTGATCCTGTCACGTCTGGCGACTGCATGGTACTTCTTGCATTTTCTTGTCATCCTGCCATTGCTTGGGGTGTTTGAGACGACCAAGCCGTTACCAAAGTCAATCTCTGAGCCAGTGCTGGCGACTGCGAAGGGAGCCTAG
- a CDS encoding cytochrome c1 yields MIKALITATIALTAAFGVSNMAVAAGGDTTELQTREWSFSGPFGTFDKASMQRGFQVYREVCAGCHSMDLIAFRNLADLGYNEAEIKAIAAEYEVQDGPDDEGEMFMRPARPADRIPGPYRNDNEARASNNGAMPVDLSLIAKARAHGPDYLYSLLLGYKEAPASVEMPEGMYYNAAYSGNLIAMPQPLYGDDVEFADGADASVQGAAADVTQFLMWAAEPKMEIRKRIGVASVFFLSIFLILSYLAKRRVWADVH; encoded by the coding sequence ATGATAAAGGCACTAATTACTGCAACAATAGCTCTTACAGCGGCCTTTGGTGTGTCCAATATGGCTGTTGCGGCTGGCGGTGACACTACCGAATTGCAAACCCGTGAATGGAGCTTTTCGGGGCCTTTCGGCACTTTTGACAAAGCCTCTATGCAACGTGGATTTCAGGTCTATCGTGAAGTCTGCGCTGGGTGTCATTCGATGGATCTGATCGCCTTTCGTAATCTGGCTGATCTTGGTTATAACGAAGCCGAGATCAAGGCGATCGCGGCTGAATATGAAGTTCAGGATGGCCCTGACGATGAAGGCGAGATGTTCATGCGTCCGGCACGTCCGGCTGACCGGATCCCTGGCCCCTATCGCAATGATAACGAGGCACGCGCCAGCAATAACGGTGCCATGCCGGTTGATCTGTCGCTAATCGCCAAAGCACGTGCGCATGGGCCTGATTATCTGTACAGCTTACTGCTTGGCTATAAGGAAGCCCCAGCTAGCGTCGAAATGCCTGAAGGCATGTATTATAACGCGGCTTATTCGGGCAATCTGATTGCTATGCCACAGCCGCTTTATGGTGATGATGTTGAATTTGCCGATGGCGCTGATGCGTCAGTTCAAGGGGCGGCGGCAGATGTGACCCAGTTCCTGATGTGGGCGGCAGAACCGAAAATGGAAATTCGCAAGCGCATAGGTGTTGCGTCGGTATTTTTCCTCAGCATTTTCCTGATCTTGAGCTATCTGGCTAAGCGTCGGGTCTGGGCTGATGTGCACTAA
- a CDS encoding DMT family transporter, which produces MSHVAEKRHTHLMGMACMATAAMLFPVKDSFMKMQDDRVPILLAVGLYFFIQACIAFTLITFKERRFYGNPFAGMKWLNLGRSLALAISMGLFFAGLRHVPLAVAFALFTIQGLFIVVLGYFILGEALRLRHILLIFMAICGVMLIIRPTELDATFLGSLFPLAAAAMFSLYIVLTRKLGKAQAPIYLLLQDGLIASSLMVSIYAITLFTSQQSLPVVIWDARIFIMPPTMAALIGSISSLMMIQAARLAPVGKLVPLTYLEFVSAALIGVFIFAEILDYLTMVGIAIIMTACISNAILNRSDDDNK; this is translated from the coding sequence ATGTCGCATGTAGCCGAAAAACGCCACACGCATCTTATGGGCATGGCCTGTATGGCAACTGCCGCGATGTTGTTTCCCGTCAAAGACAGCTTTATGAAGATGCAAGATGACCGGGTGCCTATATTGTTGGCTGTTGGTCTTTATTTTTTCATTCAGGCCTGTATAGCCTTTACCTTGATCACCTTTAAGGAGCGCCGCTTTTATGGCAATCCCTTTGCCGGTATGAAATGGCTCAATCTAGGACGTTCGCTTGCCCTTGCCATATCGATGGGGTTGTTCTTTGCCGGTTTGCGGCATGTCCCGCTGGCAGTTGCCTTTGCGCTATTCACGATACAGGGCTTGTTCATTGTCGTGCTTGGTTATTTCATCCTTGGTGAAGCGTTACGTTTGCGACATATCTTGCTTATTTTCATGGCGATTTGCGGGGTCATGCTCATCATCAGACCAACCGAACTTGACGCAACATTTCTGGGTAGCCTGTTCCCATTGGCCGCGGCGGCGATGTTCAGTCTTTATATCGTACTCACCCGTAAGCTTGGCAAGGCACAAGCACCCATATATCTGTTATTGCAGGATGGTCTGATCGCGAGCAGTTTAATGGTTAGCATCTATGCCATAACTCTGTTTACATCCCAACAATCGCTTCCAGTAGTAATTTGGGATGCGCGGATATTTATCATGCCGCCAACTATGGCCGCGCTGATTGGGTCAATATCATCCCTGATGATGATTCAGGCCGCACGGCTGGCACCTGTGGGCAAACTTGTGCCACTCACCTATCTAGAATTTGTAAGTGCCGCTTTGATCGGGGTGTTTATCTTTGCCGAGATACTGGATTATCTAACCATGGTCGGTATTGCGATCATTATGACCGCCTGTATAAGCAACGCCATACTGAACAGATCTGATGATGACAATAAATAA
- the ychF gene encoding redox-regulated ATPase YchF, whose protein sequence is MGFNCGIVGLPNVGKSTLFNALTQTAAAEAANYPFCTIEPNTGRVSVPDSRLDELAVLAKSATIIPTQLEFVDIAGLVRGASQGEGLGNKFLGTIREVDAIAHVLRCFEDTEITHVDGDVDPVRDAATVETELMLADLDSLEKRMAALVKKSRGGDIDAKADLALMEKLFAHLSDGKPVRSTDGLTDAETLRLPYLQLLTSKPVLYVCNVAEGDAATGNDYTKLVAEKAASEGAAHVVVSAAIESEIAQLEDDDKAEFLSELGLSETGLSRLIRAGYGLLDLLTFFTVGPKEARAWTVAAGASAPQAAGVIHTDFQRGFIRAETISFADYIACQGESGAKDAGKLRVEGSDYKVVDGDVFHFRFNV, encoded by the coding sequence ATGGGTTTTAACTGCGGAATTGTCGGATTGCCAAATGTCGGTAAATCTACCCTGTTCAATGCGTTGACGCAGACAGCCGCGGCCGAAGCAGCAAATTATCCTTTCTGCACGATCGAGCCCAATACCGGACGCGTTTCGGTGCCAGATAGCAGGCTGGATGAACTGGCGGTGCTGGCAAAATCGGCAACGATCATACCGACCCAGCTTGAATTTGTTGATATTGCCGGGCTTGTCCGTGGCGCATCTCAAGGCGAAGGGCTGGGCAATAAATTTCTTGGCACAATTCGCGAAGTTGATGCCATCGCCCATGTTCTGCGCTGTTTTGAAGATACCGAAATCACGCATGTCGATGGCGATGTTGACCCAGTGCGTGATGCCGCAACGGTCGAAACCGAATTGATGCTGGCCGATCTGGACTCGCTGGAAAAGCGTATGGCGGCATTGGTTAAAAAGTCACGCGGCGGTGATATTGACGCCAAAGCCGATCTGGCCTTGATGGAAAAACTATTCGCGCATCTATCCGATGGCAAGCCTGTGCGTAGCACCGACGGATTGACCGACGCCGAAACCCTGCGTCTGCCCTATCTGCAACTACTAACATCAAAGCCCGTGCTTTATGTCTGTAATGTTGCCGAGGGCGATGCCGCCACCGGCAATGACTATACCAAGCTGGTCGCCGAGAAAGCTGCCAGCGAAGGTGCGGCTCATGTGGTTGTATCGGCCGCCATCGAATCCGAAATCGCACAGCTTGAAGATGACGACAAGGCCGAATTCCTGTCCGAGCTGGGGCTGTCCGAAACTGGGCTATCACGGTTGATTCGCGCCGGATACGGACTGCTTGACCTGCTCACCTTCTTTACCGTCGGACCGAAAGAAGCCCGCGCATGGACGGTGGCGGCCGGGGCCAGCGCACCACAAGCTGCCGGTGTGATCCATACCGATTTCCAACGTGGCTTTATCCGCGCCGAAACCATCAGCTTTGCCGATTATATCGCCTGTCAGGGTGAAAGCGGCGCCAAGGATGCTGGCAAATTACGGGTCGAAGGATCGGATTATAAAGTCGTCGATGGCGACGTGTTCCATTTCCGCTTCAATGTCTAG
- the pth gene encoding aminoacyl-tRNA hydrolase, whose translation MLVFVGLGNPGPEYAFQRHNAGFMAVDRIADQHGFSPWKKKHLSLMSEGRIGTEKVILLKPQSFMNKSGLPVAECIKFYKVDPRSVFVFHDELDLGICRIKVKIGGGHGGHNGLRDIDRHLGQDYWRVRIGIGRPPVPAMDVRNWVLTDFSKDEQSGWLGRMLDAIADEAKRLVDGDDGGFMSRVAYLAAPQDSQGGKARPPAKTQTNTGDSTTK comes from the coding sequence ATGCTGGTATTTGTAGGCCTTGGCAATCCCGGACCCGAATATGCTTTCCAAAGGCATAATGCGGGGTTCATGGCTGTTGACAGGATCGCTGATCAGCATGGTTTTTCACCTTGGAAAAAGAAACATCTGTCGCTGATGTCCGAAGGACGTATCGGCACGGAAAAGGTGATCTTGCTGAAACCCCAAAGTTTTATGAACAAATCGGGGTTGCCAGTTGCCGAATGTATAAAATTTTACAAAGTCGATCCCCGTTCGGTTTTTGTGTTCCATGACGAGCTTGATCTGGGCATTTGCCGGATCAAGGTTAAAATTGGTGGTGGCCATGGCGGGCATAATGGCCTGCGCGATATTGACCGGCATCTGGGACAGGATTACTGGCGCGTGCGTATCGGCATCGGACGACCACCTGTGCCTGCGATGGATGTGCGAAACTGGGTACTGACCGATTTCAGCAAAGACGAACAATCAGGCTGGCTAGGGCGGATGCTTGATGCAATTGCCGATGAAGCCAAACGGCTGGTCGATGGCGATGATGGCGGCTTTATGAGCCGCGTTGCCTATCTTGCCGCACCACAAGACAGCCAAGGCGGCAAAGCTAGACCGCCGGCAAAGACGCAAACCAATACCGGCGACAGCACAACAAAATAG
- a CDS encoding 50S ribosomal protein L25/general stress protein Ctc translates to MSDITTISAEQRERVGKGSARAARRAGLVPAVIYGDKKEPLGINMSTREITKIVHQPGIFGRLLEIVVDGKKSTVLTRDIQFHPVSDTILHMDFLRVSGSVKVAVGVPVEFINEDLCPALKIGGVLNVVRHEIELNCPATDIPEKIIIDLDGLKIGDSIHISAITLPDGVEPTITDRDFTVATLQSPGGGVKNEDEDADGEEGEEEASSEE, encoded by the coding sequence ATGTCTGACATAACAACCATTAGCGCTGAACAGCGCGAACGGGTCGGTAAGGGGTCCGCCCGTGCGGCACGCCGCGCAGGTCTTGTCCCAGCCGTTATTTACGGTGACAAGAAGGAACCTCTAGGCATTAACATGTCTACCCGTGAAATTACCAAAATCGTGCATCAGCCCGGTATTTTCGGCCGTTTGCTGGAGATCGTGGTCGATGGCAAGAAAAGCACCGTTCTAACCCGTGATATTCAGTTCCATCCGGTATCTGACACTATTCTGCATATGGATTTTCTGCGGGTATCCGGTTCGGTAAAAGTGGCCGTTGGCGTTCCTGTTGAGTTTATCAATGAGGATCTGTGTCCGGCGCTGAAGATTGGTGGCGTGTTGAACGTTGTCCGTCACGAAATCGAGCTGAATTGCCCAGCAACCGATATTCCGGAAAAAATTATCATTGATCTTGACGGTCTGAAAATCGGTGACTCAATCCATATCAGTGCGATTACGCTGCCCGACGGTGTTGAACCAACCATTACCGACCGCGACTTTACCGTTGCCACATTGCAGTCACCTGGTGGCGGCGTGAAGAACGAAGATGAAGACGCAGATGGTGAAGAGGGCGAAGAGGAAGCCTCAAGCGAAGAATAA